The following are encoded in a window of Amycolatopsis lexingtonensis genomic DNA:
- a CDS encoding alpha/beta hydrolase, with the protein MRMFSRWLAVLAAVACGLPGVPAAAADGPRADDGTHVVAETTVDGDARVLDLTVRSTGVGAYAMVRLILPRDWAEHPDRKWPAVYLLAGETRLQDYRGWSANTDVRRLADDADVLVVMPGAGPAGFFTDWWNYGKDIALNQWETFTAVELPQLIDRGYRGDGRRAAAGLSLGGYGAIELAARRPGVFRYAASYSGNLNPAGPTGELLTDAIVASVHLDPEALWGDRRRESARWEAHDPLVNAERLRGTELYLSAGNGLPGPLDAKLPIDVLPGAMLLEFLCGGQTTAMAGRLRALGVPVTADLYGPGTHQWAYWQEQLHKTWPRMLQVVAS; encoded by the coding sequence ATGCGCATGTTTTCGAGGTGGCTCGCCGTGCTGGCGGCCGTGGCGTGCGGGCTGCCCGGCGTCCCCGCCGCGGCGGCCGACGGGCCGCGCGCCGATGACGGCACGCACGTCGTCGCCGAGACCACTGTGGACGGTGACGCGCGGGTGCTCGACCTCACTGTGCGCTCCACCGGCGTCGGGGCCTACGCGATGGTCCGGCTGATCCTGCCCCGCGACTGGGCGGAGCACCCGGACCGGAAGTGGCCGGCGGTGTACCTGCTCGCGGGCGAAACCCGGCTGCAGGACTACCGCGGCTGGAGCGCCAACACCGACGTCCGGCGGCTGGCCGACGACGCGGACGTCCTGGTGGTGATGCCGGGTGCCGGCCCAGCGGGGTTCTTCACCGACTGGTGGAACTACGGCAAGGACATCGCGCTGAACCAGTGGGAAACCTTCACCGCGGTCGAACTGCCGCAGCTGATCGACCGCGGCTACCGCGGCGACGGCCGGCGCGCGGCGGCGGGGCTGTCCCTCGGCGGCTACGGCGCGATCGAACTCGCCGCGCGGCGCCCGGGCGTCTTCCGCTACGCCGCGTCGTACAGCGGGAACCTCAACCCGGCCGGCCCGACCGGCGAGCTGCTCACCGACGCGATCGTCGCGTCCGTGCACCTGGACCCGGAAGCCCTGTGGGGCGACCGCCGCCGCGAATCGGCGCGCTGGGAGGCGCACGACCCGCTGGTGAACGCCGAGCGCCTGCGCGGCACCGAGCTGTACCTCTCCGCGGGCAACGGCCTGCCGGGGCCGCTCGACGCCAAGCTCCCGATCGACGTCCTGCCCGGCGCGATGCTCCTGGAGTTCCTCTGCGGCGGCCAGACCACGGCGATGGCCGGGCGGCTGCGCGCGCTCGGCGTCCCGGTGACCGCGGACCTCTACGGGCCGGGCACCCACCAGTGGGCGTACTGGCAGGAGCAGCTGCACAAGACGTGGCCGCGGATGCTGCAGGTCGTGGCGTCGTGA
- a CDS encoding fatty acyl-AMP ligase gives MSDQNFPAVGGATLTACLHHWAATTPDAPALTFADFATDRDGRRRTLTWRQLRERVDAVAGALPVRPGDRVAVLCPQGTDYVVGFLAAITAGAIAVPLFDPGLPGHAGRLAAVLADCAPSAVVTTTSVQLAVEDFVGGVPVVAADRPGPVRSWPAPAAVPDEIAYLQYTSGSTRTPAGVVLTHANVLANVTQAVRGLGLDPAASTTVSWLPLFHDMGLVLGLITPLALGLRSVLMDPLAFIERPVRWLELLGDHDGAWSAAPNFAFHYCASRIREADRARLRLGRVTAIVNGAEPITPDVLDRFHTTFAAAGYTPDKTRPAYGLAEATVFVTTGPAAAPRVTTFDRDALATGTSRPADAGVRLVACGVPAGQLVALVDPETAVALPDGSVGEIWVHGPNVGEGYWQKPLDSTETFGARLAGDRGELPEGPWLRTGDLGLRHDGELYIAGRIKDLIIVDGRNHYPQDVEATAASADAAIRPGSVAAFAIEGADTEAVVVVAEHRAHADLAEAAERALATSVRRLVADAHGLALRDVLLVPAGRVPRTSSGKIARAACRERYLAGDYGKALAR, from the coding sequence ATGTCCGACCAGAACTTCCCGGCAGTGGGCGGCGCCACCCTGACCGCGTGCCTGCACCACTGGGCCGCGACCACCCCCGACGCCCCCGCGCTGACCTTCGCCGACTTCGCCACCGACCGCGACGGACGGCGCCGCACCCTGACCTGGCGGCAGCTGCGCGAACGCGTCGACGCCGTCGCGGGCGCGCTCCCGGTCCGGCCCGGCGACCGCGTGGCCGTGCTCTGCCCGCAGGGCACCGACTACGTCGTGGGTTTCCTCGCCGCGATCACCGCGGGCGCGATCGCGGTGCCGCTGTTCGACCCGGGCCTGCCCGGCCACGCGGGACGGCTCGCCGCGGTGCTCGCCGACTGCGCCCCCTCGGCCGTCGTCACCACCACCTCGGTGCAGCTCGCGGTCGAGGACTTCGTCGGCGGCGTCCCGGTCGTCGCGGCGGACCGCCCCGGCCCGGTGCGCTCGTGGCCCGCGCCCGCCGCGGTCCCGGACGAGATCGCGTACCTGCAGTACACCTCGGGGTCGACCCGCACCCCGGCCGGCGTGGTGCTCACGCACGCGAACGTCCTCGCCAACGTCACCCAAGCCGTGCGCGGCCTCGGCCTGGACCCGGCCGCGTCGACCACCGTCTCGTGGCTGCCGCTGTTCCACGACATGGGGCTCGTGCTCGGCCTGATCACGCCGCTGGCGCTGGGCCTGCGGTCGGTGCTGATGGACCCGCTGGCCTTCATCGAGCGGCCGGTCCGCTGGCTGGAGCTGCTCGGCGACCACGACGGCGCCTGGAGCGCCGCCCCCAACTTCGCGTTCCACTACTGCGCGAGCCGGATCCGCGAGGCCGACCGCGCGCGGCTGCGCCTCGGCCGCGTCACGGCGATCGTGAACGGCGCCGAGCCGATCACCCCGGACGTCCTCGACCGCTTCCACACCACCTTCGCCGCCGCCGGCTACACCCCGGACAAGACGCGCCCGGCGTACGGCCTGGCCGAAGCGACCGTCTTCGTCACCACCGGCCCCGCCGCCGCCCCGCGCGTCACGACGTTCGACCGCGACGCCCTCGCGACCGGCACCTCGCGACCCGCGGACGCCGGGGTCCGGCTGGTCGCCTGCGGGGTCCCGGCCGGGCAGCTCGTCGCGCTCGTCGACCCCGAAACCGCCGTCGCGCTCCCCGACGGCTCGGTGGGCGAGATCTGGGTGCACGGCCCGAACGTCGGCGAAGGGTACTGGCAGAAACCCCTGGACAGCACGGAAACCTTCGGCGCGCGCCTCGCGGGCGACCGCGGCGAGCTGCCCGAGGGGCCGTGGCTGCGCACCGGCGACCTCGGCCTCCGGCACGACGGCGAGCTGTACATCGCCGGCCGGATCAAGGACCTGATCATCGTCGACGGGCGCAACCACTACCCGCAGGACGTCGAAGCGACCGCGGCGTCGGCCGACGCCGCGATCCGCCCCGGCAGCGTCGCGGCCTTCGCGATCGAGGGCGCCGACACCGAAGCCGTCGTCGTGGTCGCGGAGCACCGCGCGCACGCCGACCTGGCCGAAGCCGCGGAACGCGCGCTGGCCACGTCGGTCCGGCGGCTGGTCGCCGACGCGCACGGGCTCGCGCTGCGGGACGTGCTGCTCGTCCCGGCCGGGCGGGTGCCGCGCACGTCCAGCGGCAAGATCGCCCGCGCCGCCTGCCGCGAGCGCTACCTCGCCGGCGACTACGGGAAGGCGCTGGCGCGATGA
- a CDS encoding DUF998 domain-containing protein, whose protein sequence is MLCPSPVRPSLRARLLVPGALAAFAGAVVLLAVLHLDRRVAALDPVSTMLSDYALSPGRWLWDGALLLTSTGSALLLVALYRRGLLANPALVAAKALWCVSLLAVAVFAKDPQGGAITATGKIHLYASAVTCLSLPVVGWALGRRHRDDPRWRRFAAWSRRLALAAIPFYLPFIVPFAVNVVLGGHLPTVATGLVERLMMVLEIALLAVLGQWAHRAMRPARFRV, encoded by the coding sequence ATGCTGTGCCCTTCACCTGTCCGTCCGTCCCTGCGCGCCCGGCTGCTCGTCCCCGGGGCGCTGGCCGCCTTCGCCGGCGCCGTCGTGCTCCTGGCCGTGCTGCACCTCGACCGGCGGGTGGCGGCGCTCGACCCGGTCAGCACGATGCTCAGCGACTACGCGCTGAGCCCGGGCCGCTGGCTGTGGGACGGCGCGCTGCTGCTGACCAGCACGGGCTCGGCGTTGCTGCTGGTCGCGCTCTACCGCCGCGGCCTGCTGGCGAACCCGGCGCTCGTGGCGGCGAAGGCGCTGTGGTGCGTGAGCCTGCTGGCGGTGGCGGTGTTCGCGAAGGATCCGCAGGGTGGCGCGATCACGGCGACGGGCAAGATCCACCTCTACGCCTCGGCCGTGACGTGCCTGAGCCTGCCGGTGGTCGGCTGGGCGCTGGGCCGCCGCCACCGCGACGACCCCCGCTGGCGCCGTTTCGCCGCCTGGTCCCGGCGGCTGGCGCTGGCCGCGATCCCGTTCTACCTGCCGTTCATCGTCCCGTTCGCGGTGAACGTCGTGCTCGGCGGGCACCTGCCGACGGTGGCGACCGGGCTGGTGGAGCGGTTGATGATGGTGCTGGAGATCGCGCTGCTCGCGGTGCTCGGGCAGTGGGCGCACCGGGCCATGCGCCCGGCCCGCTTCCGCGTGTAG
- a CDS encoding catalase: protein MSGHFQERGITVTEPTTTDAGIPVESDEHSLTVGPDGPILLQDSYLIEQMAQFNRERVPERQPHAKGSGAFGRFEVTGDVSAYTKAAVFQPGTKTDLLIRFSTVAGERGSPDTWRDPRGFAVKFYTSEGNYDLVGNNTPVFFIRDPLKFQHFIRSQKRRADNNLRDHDMQWDFWTLSPESAHQVTWLMGDRGIPRTWRHMNGYSSHTFMWVNAAGERFWVKYHFKTDQGVECFTQDEADQMASADTDYHTRDLFEAIERGDHPSWTLKVQVMPFDDAKTYRFNPFDLTKVWPHGDYPLIDVGRMTLDRNPTDHHTEIEQAAFEPSNLVPGIGASPDKMLLGRLFSYPDAHRYRIGANYRQLPVNAPVAPVHSYSKDGAMRYTKVTDPVYAPNSKGGPHADVARYGQPAGWHTDGDMVRTAYTLREDDDDFGQAGTMVREVLDDDQRGRLVDNIVGHLLNGVSEPVLQRAFDYWRNVDKDLGDRIESGVRAKQDEKDPKAADQANPARSSMQRKA, encoded by the coding sequence ATGTCTGGCCACTTCCAGGAAAGAGGCATCACCGTGACCGAACCGACCACCACCGACGCCGGGATCCCGGTCGAAAGCGACGAGCACTCGCTCACCGTCGGCCCGGACGGCCCGATCCTGCTGCAGGACAGCTACCTCATCGAGCAGATGGCGCAGTTCAACCGCGAACGCGTCCCGGAGCGCCAGCCGCACGCGAAGGGCAGCGGCGCGTTCGGGCGGTTCGAGGTGACCGGCGACGTCAGCGCGTACACCAAGGCGGCGGTGTTCCAGCCGGGGACGAAGACCGACCTGCTGATCCGTTTCTCCACCGTCGCCGGCGAGCGGGGCAGCCCGGACACCTGGCGCGACCCGCGCGGCTTCGCGGTGAAGTTCTACACCAGCGAAGGCAACTACGACCTGGTCGGGAACAACACCCCGGTGTTCTTCATCCGGGACCCGTTGAAGTTCCAGCACTTCATCCGCTCGCAGAAGCGCCGCGCGGACAACAACCTGCGCGACCACGACATGCAGTGGGACTTCTGGACGTTGTCGCCGGAGTCGGCGCACCAGGTGACGTGGCTGATGGGCGACCGCGGCATCCCGCGCACCTGGCGGCACATGAACGGCTACAGCTCCCACACCTTCATGTGGGTCAACGCCGCCGGTGAGCGCTTCTGGGTGAAATACCACTTCAAGACCGACCAGGGTGTCGAGTGCTTCACCCAGGACGAAGCCGACCAGATGGCCTCGGCCGACACCGACTACCACACGCGCGACCTGTTCGAGGCGATCGAGCGCGGCGACCACCCTTCGTGGACGCTGAAGGTGCAGGTCATGCCGTTCGACGACGCCAAGACCTACCGGTTCAACCCGTTCGACCTCACGAAGGTGTGGCCGCACGGCGACTACCCGCTCATCGACGTCGGGCGGATGACGCTGGACCGGAACCCGACCGACCACCACACCGAAATCGAGCAGGCCGCGTTCGAGCCGAGCAACCTGGTGCCCGGCATCGGCGCCAGCCCGGACAAGATGCTGCTCGGCCGCCTGTTCTCCTACCCGGACGCGCACCGCTACCGGATCGGCGCCAACTACCGCCAGCTGCCGGTGAACGCGCCCGTCGCGCCCGTGCACAGCTACAGCAAGGACGGCGCGATGCGGTACACGAAGGTCACCGACCCGGTGTACGCGCCGAATTCCAAGGGCGGCCCGCACGCCGACGTCGCCCGGTACGGGCAGCCGGCGGGCTGGCACACCGACGGCGACATGGTCCGCACCGCCTACACGCTGCGCGAGGACGACGACGACTTCGGCCAGGCCGGCACGATGGTCCGCGAGGTGCTGGACGACGACCAGCGCGGGCGGCTGGTGGACAACATCGTCGGGCACCTGCTCAACGGCGTGTCGGAGCCGGTGCTACAGCGGGCGTTCGACTACTGGCGCAACGTCGACAAGGACCTCGGCGACCGGATCGAGTCCGGCGTCCGGGCCAAGCAGGACGAGAAGGACCCGAAGGCGGCCGACCAGGCCAACCCGGCGCGGTCGAGCATGCAGCGCAAGGCCTAG
- a CDS encoding NAD(+)/NADH kinase translates to MHSAGLVLHPRRDSAAAVEAVLGWAGNRGIEILGIEDEIVRLDCAAIGVTPEELGRRSDLVVSLGGDGTMLRAMRLADGQRAPVLGVNLGKLGFLAEVDVPDLPGALSAIDDHQFTVEPRLAVDAVLGGRRITAFNDIAVVRVPGEGSAVVAVRVGGQPFVSYSADAVVVATPTGSTAYSFSAGGPITSPSVEALLVTPAAPHSAYSRGVVLSVHDEVTLELLPTSGRLAVEVDGQVQGYVSPGDRLDLSARPDAARVVRLGMTTFYQRARRKLRLTDSAEIPADGDR, encoded by the coding sequence ATGCACTCCGCGGGACTGGTGCTGCACCCCCGCCGCGACTCGGCGGCCGCCGTCGAGGCCGTGCTGGGCTGGGCGGGCAACCGGGGGATCGAGATCCTCGGCATCGAGGACGAGATCGTCCGGCTGGACTGCGCCGCGATCGGCGTGACGCCCGAAGAGCTCGGGCGCCGGTCCGACCTCGTGGTCAGCCTGGGCGGCGACGGCACGATGCTGCGGGCCATGCGACTGGCCGACGGGCAGCGCGCGCCGGTGCTCGGGGTGAACCTCGGCAAGCTCGGCTTCCTCGCCGAGGTCGACGTCCCGGACCTGCCCGGCGCGCTTTCGGCGATCGACGACCACCAGTTCACGGTCGAGCCGCGGCTGGCCGTGGACGCCGTGCTCGGCGGGCGGCGGATCACCGCGTTCAACGACATCGCGGTGGTGCGCGTGCCCGGCGAGGGCAGCGCGGTGGTCGCGGTCCGCGTCGGCGGCCAGCCGTTCGTCAGCTACTCGGCGGACGCGGTGGTCGTGGCGACCCCGACCGGCTCGACGGCGTACAGCTTCTCCGCCGGCGGGCCGATCACCAGCCCGTCGGTCGAAGCGCTGCTCGTCACACCGGCCGCGCCGCACTCGGCGTACAGCCGGGGCGTGGTGCTCTCGGTGCACGACGAGGTGACGCTGGAGCTGCTGCCGACCAGCGGACGGCTCGCGGTGGAGGTCGACGGCCAGGTCCAGGGGTACGTCTCCCCTGGCGACCGGCTCGACCTGAGCGCCCGGCCGGACGCGGCGCGGGTGGTGCGGCTCGGGATGACGACGTTCTACCAGCGGGCCCGGCGCAAGCTGCGGCTGACGGACTCGGCGGAGATCCCGGCCGACGGCGACCGCTGA
- a CDS encoding transcriptional regulator — protein MSEHPAAGLDETVHQRHRLGILTIAAEAGKVDFGYLRRTLDMTAGNLSRHVTILDEAGLIDVEKGYEGKRPRTWISISPAGRKALAAEVAALRALVSAVERAAPARAT, from the coding sequence ATGAGCGAGCACCCCGCGGCGGGCCTGGACGAGACGGTCCACCAGCGGCACCGGCTCGGCATCCTCACCATCGCCGCCGAGGCGGGGAAGGTGGATTTCGGGTACCTGCGCCGGACGCTGGACATGACGGCCGGGAACCTGTCCCGGCACGTCACGATCCTCGACGAGGCCGGGCTGATCGACGTCGAGAAGGGCTACGAAGGCAAACGGCCCCGGACGTGGATCAGCATCAGCCCGGCAGGTCGCAAGGCGCTCGCCGCGGAGGTGGCCGCGTTGCGGGCGCTGGTGTCGGCGGTCGAGCGCGCGGCCCCGGCGCGGGCCACCTAA
- a CDS encoding SDR family NAD(P)-dependent oxidoreductase produces the protein MTSYVVTGASSGIGRACVAELVRRGAHVWASVRTDADEAELVRAYGDAVTVLRMDLRDPASIAACGERVTAGGPVRGLVNNAGLARPGPLEYVPLEAFREQLDVNVTGQLAVTRAMLPALRIAETARVVTVGSIGGRIAGPMVGPYHTSKFALVGLTDSLRAELAPEGIEVVLVEPGAVATSIWPRARAAAEEVRATLPAAGLERYSAQLAAAERSAARSARTGVPPRRAAEVVVRALTARRPAPRYLVGTDARVAAVLANLPFRLRYRLTAAKR, from the coding sequence GTGACGTCTTACGTGGTGACGGGCGCGTCGAGCGGCATCGGCCGCGCGTGCGTGGCGGAACTGGTCCGGCGCGGCGCCCACGTGTGGGCGAGTGTGCGGACCGACGCCGACGAGGCGGAACTGGTCCGCGCGTACGGCGACGCGGTCACGGTGCTGCGGATGGACCTGCGCGACCCGGCGTCGATCGCGGCGTGCGGCGAGCGCGTGACGGCCGGCGGACCGGTGCGCGGCCTGGTGAACAACGCGGGCCTCGCGCGGCCGGGCCCGCTCGAGTACGTGCCGCTGGAGGCGTTCCGGGAGCAGCTCGACGTGAACGTCACCGGCCAGCTCGCGGTCACCCGCGCGATGCTGCCGGCCCTGCGCATCGCGGAGACGGCCCGCGTGGTGACGGTCGGCTCGATCGGCGGCCGCATCGCGGGGCCGATGGTGGGGCCGTACCACACGTCGAAGTTCGCGCTGGTCGGGTTGACGGACAGCCTGCGCGCGGAGCTGGCTCCGGAAGGGATCGAGGTGGTCCTGGTCGAGCCGGGCGCGGTGGCGACGTCGATCTGGCCCCGCGCCCGCGCGGCGGCGGAGGAGGTCCGCGCGACCCTGCCCGCGGCGGGTCTCGAGCGGTACTCGGCCCAGCTGGCGGCGGCGGAGCGAAGCGCTGCCCGTTCGGCACGGACGGGGGTGCCGCCCCGGCGGGCGGCGGAGGTGGTGGTGCGGGCGTTGACGGCCCGTCGGCCGGCGCCGCGGTATTTGGTGGGCACGGACGCACGGGTGGCGGCGGTGCTGGCGAACCTGCCGTTCCGCCTGCGCTACCGGTTGACGGCGGCGAAGCGGTGA
- a CDS encoding Fur family transcriptional regulator, with protein MSDVTTALRAAGLRVTAPRRAVLAWLAGHPHSTVDEIGTGVRSVLGSVSTQGIYDVLGACTEAGLIRRIELPGHPARFERRAGDNHHHVVCRTCGRTEDVDCVVGTAPCLAPDDAHGFLIDEAEVVFWGQCPECLATSRKEASP; from the coding sequence ATGAGCGATGTGACCACCGCGCTGCGGGCCGCCGGCCTGCGGGTCACGGCGCCCCGGCGGGCGGTGCTCGCGTGGCTCGCCGGGCATCCTCACTCCACAGTGGACGAAATCGGCACCGGGGTCCGGTCGGTGCTGGGTTCGGTGTCCACCCAAGGCATCTACGACGTCCTGGGCGCGTGCACGGAGGCCGGCTTGATCCGGCGGATCGAACTGCCGGGACACCCCGCCCGGTTCGAACGGCGAGCCGGGGACAACCACCACCACGTCGTGTGCCGCACCTGCGGGCGGACGGAGGACGTCGACTGCGTGGTCGGCACGGCTCCGTGCCTGGCCCCGGACGACGCGCACGGCTTCCTGATCGACGAAGCGGAAGTGGTGTTCTGGGGCCAGTGCCCCGAATGTCTGGCCACTTCCAGGAAAGAGGCATCACCGTGA
- a CDS encoding glycosyltransferase: MSRQVVIVAPGSRGDVQPCVALGEGLAADGDRVRILAAPRFRSLVEGHGLTFAPLSADPAEILASAAGQAWTSPGKFLSGLREVLRPVLAQLLADTHAGTTGADLILAPTLGFLGTHLAAHLDVPHAELHYQPSVPTRSFAHPLLPQAEHLGPWGRHLSFRAVDALAWHLLRPEIDRWRTETLHLPAAGMRGPRRRSPVLCGFSTAVVPRPPDWPAHVHVTGYWFLDQGAWHPDARLRDFLAAGPPPVYVGFGSMRPAEAEKTFEVVRTSLRRAGLRGLLATEGDVDADDLLTVADVPHGWLFPRTAAVVHHGGAGTTAAALRAGVPSLVCPVFSDQPYWGERVSRLSAGPKPLPLKELDADALTARLRELTGNPLFRRGAQYTGARLRAEDGVAHAVSVLR, from the coding sequence ATGAGCCGCCAGGTTGTGATCGTTGCGCCCGGTTCGCGTGGGGATGTCCAACCGTGCGTCGCGCTCGGCGAGGGGCTCGCCGCCGATGGCGATCGTGTCCGCATCCTCGCCGCGCCGCGGTTCCGGAGCCTCGTCGAAGGGCACGGCCTCACCTTCGCGCCACTCTCGGCCGACCCCGCGGAAATCCTCGCCTCCGCGGCGGGGCAAGCGTGGACCAGCCCGGGGAAATTCCTGAGCGGGCTACGCGAAGTCCTCCGCCCTGTCCTCGCGCAGCTCCTCGCCGACACCCACGCGGGCACCACCGGAGCCGACCTGATCCTCGCCCCCACCCTCGGCTTCCTCGGCACGCACCTGGCCGCCCACCTCGACGTCCCGCACGCCGAACTGCACTACCAGCCCAGCGTCCCCACCCGCTCCTTCGCGCACCCGCTGCTACCCCAAGCCGAGCACCTCGGCCCGTGGGGCCGCCACCTCAGCTTCCGGGCAGTCGACGCACTCGCGTGGCACCTCCTCAGACCCGAAATCGACCGCTGGCGCACCGAAACCCTCCACCTGCCCGCCGCCGGAATGCGCGGGCCGCGACGCCGTTCGCCGGTGCTGTGCGGGTTCTCGACCGCCGTCGTACCCCGGCCGCCCGACTGGCCCGCGCACGTCCACGTCACCGGGTACTGGTTCCTCGACCAAGGCGCATGGCACCCGGACGCCCGGCTGCGCGACTTCCTCGCCGCGGGCCCGCCGCCGGTCTACGTCGGCTTCGGCAGCATGCGCCCGGCCGAAGCCGAGAAGACCTTTGAGGTCGTCCGGACGTCCCTGCGCCGCGCGGGACTGCGTGGTCTCCTCGCCACCGAGGGTGACGTCGACGCCGATGATCTGCTGACCGTCGCCGACGTCCCGCACGGCTGGCTGTTCCCGCGCACCGCGGCCGTCGTCCACCACGGGGGTGCCGGGACCACCGCGGCCGCCTTGCGGGCCGGGGTGCCGTCGCTGGTGTGCCCGGTGTTCTCCGACCAGCCGTACTGGGGCGAGCGGGTGTCCCGGCTCAGTGCCGGGCCGAAACCGTTGCCGCTCAAGGAACTCGACGCCGACGCGCTCACCGCCCGGCTGCGGGAACTCACCGGCAACCCGCTCTTCCGGCGCGGCGCGCAGTACACCGGGGCGCGGCTGCGCGCCGAGGACGGGGTGGCCCACGCCGTTTCGGTGCTGCGTTAG
- a CDS encoding YdcF family protein: MNVAGGVLPVAAAVALLVFAVRLAREPRRLGNAVWLGVALLLTTLWLLRETPVLLAVAGAAVGLAALVLPAALLANGVQMWRREGRSTGNLLSLGLGAGLLALEALFFAPLGRWGSALVGIAAVLACYFGFLFLSLLVYSVVYSRIGRRGGIDAIIVLGCGLAGDRVPPLLAGRLDRALRLAAREPEPPLLVVSGGRGPGETVTEAEAMHAYLRERGIPDERIRLEDRATTTEENLRLSAALLPRDAHRVVAVTSSYHVFRAAIECRRLHLPFHATGSPTAGYFLPSALLREFAALILHYRRTTIAACAAIVGAGLVLAIAA; this comes from the coding sequence GTGAACGTCGCCGGTGGGGTGCTGCCGGTCGCGGCCGCGGTGGCGCTGCTCGTGTTCGCCGTCCGGCTGGCGCGGGAGCCGCGCCGGCTCGGCAACGCCGTCTGGCTGGGCGTCGCGCTCCTGCTGACCACGCTGTGGCTGCTGCGGGAGACGCCGGTGCTGCTGGCGGTGGCCGGGGCCGCGGTGGGGCTCGCCGCGCTGGTGCTGCCCGCCGCCCTGCTCGCCAACGGCGTGCAGATGTGGCGGCGGGAAGGGCGCAGCACCGGGAACCTCCTGTCGCTCGGGCTCGGCGCCGGCCTGCTCGCGCTGGAAGCGCTGTTCTTCGCCCCGCTCGGGCGGTGGGGGTCGGCGCTGGTGGGCATCGCGGCGGTGCTCGCCTGCTACTTCGGGTTCCTGTTCCTGTCCCTGTTGGTGTATTCGGTGGTGTACAGCCGGATCGGCCGGCGCGGCGGCATCGACGCGATCATCGTGCTCGGCTGCGGCCTCGCCGGGGATCGGGTGCCGCCACTGCTGGCCGGGCGGCTCGACCGCGCGCTCCGGCTCGCCGCCCGGGAGCCCGAGCCGCCACTGCTGGTGGTGTCGGGCGGACGTGGTCCCGGCGAGACGGTCACCGAAGCCGAGGCGATGCACGCGTACTTGCGGGAGCGCGGGATCCCCGACGAGCGGATCCGGCTCGAAGACCGCGCCACGACCACCGAGGAGAACCTGCGCTTATCGGCGGCGCTGCTCCCCCGCGACGCCCACCGCGTCGTGGCCGTGACGAGCAGCTACCACGTGTTCCGCGCGGCGATCGAGTGCCGACGGCTGCACCTGCCGTTCCACGCGACCGGGTCACCGACCGCGGGCTACTTCCTGCCGAGCGCGCTGCTGCGCGAGTTCGCGGCGCTGATCCTGCACTACCGCCGGACGACGATCGCGGCCTGCGCGGCCATCGTCGGGGCCGGCCTGGTGCTGGCGATCGCCGCCTAG
- a CDS encoding DNA polymerase ligase N-terminal domain-containing protein: MNERPAFVLHEHWRPRHHFDLRLEEDGVLRSWAVPRGLPPDATGNRLAVAVPDHALDHLGYEDDTKKIADTGWWEEHDRTAKRILFTLHGRTSSVRYALIRTERDWLLHRTREQPD, translated from the coding sequence GTGAACGAGCGACCGGCCTTCGTGCTGCACGAGCACTGGCGGCCACGGCACCACTTCGACCTCCGCCTCGAGGAAGACGGCGTGCTGCGGTCCTGGGCGGTACCCCGCGGCCTCCCGCCGGACGCGACCGGCAACCGGCTCGCGGTCGCCGTGCCCGACCACGCGCTCGACCACCTCGGCTACGAGGACGACACCAAGAAGATCGCCGACACGGGCTGGTGGGAGGAGCACGACCGGACGGCCAAGCGGATCCTGTTCACCCTGCACGGGCGGACGTCGTCGGTGCGGTACGCGCTGATCCGCACCGAGCGCGATTGGCTGCTGCACCGGACCCGGGAGCAGCCGGACTGA